Genomic segment of Ferrimicrobium acidiphilum DSM 19497:
TGCCTTAAATTCCTTCTCAGAGATCGCCTCGACAGCCTGTAGCGAGTAACGCTGTTGCTTGCGCACAGATCGCAGACGTTTCCCTACCTCACGCGCATAATCTCGCTCCGCCTGATCCATCGCCACTCCTTGCTCCATCTCGCAGAGGACCTGTGTCTACTCCGTGTGGCCAAAGTATATCAGGAATTATCACAAATACAAATCAACGACGCTCGTAAAGCGGCCAAAACTACGGCACCAGCGACTGCAGCAGTCTCAATTCGCAGAATTGGAAGACCCAGGCTCACTCTGGGTATGGACTCAGGTGAGATAACCACACCCGACTCTGGACCCACTACCAACGTCGTAACCCCAGTTGGGAGCGGGCCGCCGTCCGGATCGAGAATAGCGACTCCAGCACTTGTATCACCGAAGAACTCCTGGGCCTCCATGGGAGGAGTGATGTCTGGTAGCCAAAGCCGCTCGGACTGCTGAGATGCCTCGCGAGCGATACGATCGAGGCGGTCGAGACCAGCGGCGGAGATCTGTACTCCTCCGCGTCGATCACCGCTATCGGATAGCAGATGAATGCGGTCTATTCCGACCTCGGTCAGTTTCTGCACCGCCCACGATAGCCGTTCATTCGAGGGCAAGAACATCGCTATCCCAAGGCTTGGCGTCTGGCGTTGCGGCGTCTGAATATCGGAGAGCGGGACCAAGTGCACTCTTGGCTGAACTGCGTCGACCTTTACAGCCCGAAAGCTTCCTGCCCCGTCACCAACAAAAAGCTCAGCACCCACTCGCAGACGACGAACAACCCCCAGATGGTGGCCGAGCTCACGCGACACCTCTAGCGTATCTAAATCATCGACCAACGCGAACGGATGAAGGCGTTGCGCGCTCACTTAGGGCTTGAAGGCTGACTTGAGCTTCGAAAAAATACTATGTTCATGGTGCTCAAGAACCTGCTCACCACGTAGTTCAGCAAGCTGGCGGAGCAACCCCTCCTCCTCTTCACTGAGCTCATCTGGCATCTTTACATCCATCGCAACAATTAGATCACCACGGCCACGGCCACGGCCAGAGAGAACGGGAACACCCTTACCCTTTATGTGCAGCGTTGAGCCAGGTTGTGTTCCTGGCGCAATCTCAATAGTCTCGGTTCCATCAAGGCTCTCGAAGTTTATGCGGGCACCTAGCGAGGCTTGCACGTAAGAGATCGGCAACCGCATCCACAGGTCATTGCCTTGGCGTTCAAACCTGTCTGAGGATGCCGCATTCACATGAACATACAGGCTCCCAGGCTGACCACCTCTTGGTGCAGCAGCACCCTTTC
This window contains:
- a CDS encoding RsmE family RNA methyltransferase yields the protein MSAQRLHPFALVDDLDTLEVSRELGHHLGVVRRLRVGAELFVGDGAGSFRAVKVDAVQPRVHLVPLSDIQTPQRQTPSLGIAMFLPSNERLSWAVQKLTEVGIDRIHLLSDSGDRRGGVQISAAGLDRLDRIAREASQQSERLWLPDITPPMEAQEFFGDTSAGVAILDPDGGPLPTGVTTLVVGPESGVVISPESIPRVSLGLPILRIETAAVAGAVVLAALRASLICICDNS